In the Anastrepha obliqua isolate idAnaObli1 chromosome 1, idAnaObli1_1.0, whole genome shotgun sequence genome, one interval contains:
- the LOC129244269 gene encoding 39S ribosomal protein L19, mitochondrial-like, producing the protein MNISTRMLSSSWMKRSSFKRIVTFSTKPQGKEFQATQQKQIQQSAPGGAEGRKSVIPSNYRFIYPEFLPDPKVEWRNPVREKLERMDMLDRRTKIDIPEFYVGSILAVTSSDPHAAGKVSRFVGICIHRDRCGLRNRFILRNVIDHKGVEVRYELYDPTIHKIEVLRLEKRLDDHLLYLRDALPEYSTVDLNMEPEFLDESAEVPVNDIKVVLRPRPWLERWERQNLQGVANVDQYITNKQRRQAQKHEKPWEKYDIMKQYRATIPEEEQKEIFAEVHSQLHHLELQRKRNKRKRSFVKPTKLA; encoded by the exons ATGAATATATCAACTCGCATGTTATCCTCTAGTTGGATGAAAAGAAGTAGTTTCAAAAGAATTG TCACATTTTCAACCAAGCCGCAGGGGAAAGAATTTCAAGCAACCCAACAGAAACAGATTCAGCAAAGCGCCCCTGGCGGAGCAGAGGGACGCAAGTCAGTGATACCATCAAATTATCGTTTCATTTACCCAGAATTTCTTCCCGATCCTAAAGTGGAATGGCGTAATCCAGTGCGTGAGAAGCTAGAACGCATGGACATGCTGGACCGGCGAACAAAAATCGACATCCCAGAATTTTATGTTGGCTCAATATTAGCGGTGACGAGCTCCGATCCGCATGCAGCTGGAAAAGTCAGTCGCTTCGTCG GCATTTGTATACACCGGGATCGCTGCGGACTACGTAACCGCTTTATATTGCGCAATGTTATCGATCACAAAGGTGTTGAGGTTCGGTACGAGTTATACGACCCGACTATACATAAAATTGAGGTACTACGACTGGAAAAACGTTTAGACGATCATTTGTTATATTTACGAGATGCTTTGCCAGAATATAGCACCGTTGATTTGAATATGGAACCTGAGTTCCTGGATGAGAGCGCCGAAGTGCCTGTGAACGATATTAAAGTAGTTTTACGCCCCCGCCCATGGTTAGAACGGTGGGAACGTCAGAATCTGCAAGGTGTAGCTAATGTCGATCAATATATAACTAACAAGCAACGCCGTCAGGcacaaaaacatgaaaaaccaTGGGAGAAATACGATATAATGAAACAATATCGTGCTACGATACCggaagaagaacaaaaagaaattttcgCGGAAGTCCATTCACAACTGCATCATTTGGAATTACAGCGTAAACGCAACAAGCGTAAACGTTCATTCGTTAAGCCGACAAAATTAGCATAA